In Hippoglossus stenolepis isolate QCI-W04-F060 chromosome 21, HSTE1.2, whole genome shotgun sequence, one DNA window encodes the following:
- the atad1b gene encoding outer mitochondrial transmembrane helix translocase, producing MGLREVPVENIARPLGRNEVIGLLFRLTIFGAVTYFTIKWMVDAIDPTRKQKVEAQKQAEKLMRQIGVKNVKLSEYEMSIAAHLVDPLTMQITWRDIAGLDEIITELKETVILPVQKRHLFRGSRLLQPPKGVLLYGPPGCGKTLIAKATAKEAGFRFINLQPSTLTDKWYGESQKLAAAVFSLAVKLQPSIIFIDEIDSFLRSRSSSDHEATAMMKAQFMSLWDGLDTDHHCQVIIMGATNRPQDLDSAILRRMPTRFHINQPSVSQREQILKLILENESVDSSIDLVDVAKETDGFSGSDLREMCRDAALLCVRDFVHSHDDSLSEDCIRPIHQSDLQRAICKMKKSKSAGGQGALLHAALD from the exons ATGGGATTGAGGGAGGTTCCAGTTGAAAACATTGCCCGTCCTCTGGGCAGGAACGAGGTCATCGGCCTCCTCTTCCGTCTCACCATATTCGGAGCTGTCACCTACTTCACCATCAAGTGGATGGTGGACGCCATCGACCCCACCAGGAAGCAGAAGGTGGAGGCTCAGAAACAG gCCGAGAAGCTGATGCGTCAGATCGGAGTAAAGAACGTGAAGCTGTCAGAGTACGAGATGAGCATCGCAGCTCACCTGGTGGACCCGCTCACTATGCAG ATCACCTGGAGAGACATTGCAGGTCTGGACGAGATCATCACCGAATTAAAGGAGACAGTGATTTTACCTGTTCAGAAGAGACACCTGTTCCGGGGCTCCAGGCTGCTGCAGCCCCCTAAAG GCGTGTTGCTGTACGGGCCCCCTGGCTGCGGTAAGACGTTGATCGCCAAGGCGACGGCCAAGGAGGCGGGGTTTCGTTTCATCAACCTGCAGCCCAGCACTCTGACGGACAAGTGGTACGGAGAATCCCAGAAACTGGCGGCCGCCGTCTTCTCATTGGCTGTTAAACTGCAGCCGTCAATCATCTTCATCGACGAGATAG ACTCGTTCCTGAGGAGTCGCTCCAGCTCCGACCATGAAGCCACCGCCATGATGAAGGCTCAGTTCATGAGTCTGTGGGACGGACTGGACACCGACCACCACTGCCAG gtgatCATAATGGGAGCCACCAACCGTCCTCAGGATCTGGACTCTGCCATTCTGCGTAGGATGCCGACCAGGTTCCACATCAACCAGCCT aGTGTGAGTCAGAGGGAGCAGATCCTCAAACTCATCCTGGAGAACGAGAGC GTGGACTCCTCGATCGACCTCGTTGACGTCGCCAAGGAGACAGACGGTTTCTCAGGAAGTGACCTCAGAGAGATGTGTCGTGATGCGGCGCTGCTTTGTGTGCGAGACTTTGTCCACAGTCACGACGACAG TTTATCCGAGGACTGCATTCGTCCGATCCATCAGTCCGACCTTCAGAGGGCCATCTGCAAGATGAAGAAATCTAAATCTGCAGGCGGACAGGGCGCCTTGCTGCACGCCGCTCTGgactga